The genomic segment GGATCAGCGCCACCACCATGGAGATGTAGGTGTAGCGCTGGAGCACCCGGTGGTCCTTGAGGAAGAACAGCACGCCGAGGAAGAGGGCGATGCCGAGGGTGGACCACATCAGCTGGCCGGGCGCCATCGCGCCGCCGAGCCGCGGGGTGGTGATGCTCGGCTCCAGGTCGAGCCGCCAGATCAGCACCAGGCCGAGGCCGTTGAGGAGGGTGGCGATCGGCAGCATCAGCGGGTCGGCGTACGGCGCGAACTTGCGCACCATGAAGTGGGCTATACCCGCCAGCAGGCCGAGGCCCGCGGCGTAGCCGAAGACCCCCGCGGGGACGGTGCCCTCCTTCGCCAGGCCCACGTTGACGTAGGCGAAGACGGGGATGAGCACGGCGAAGACGAGCAGCGCCAGCTCGGTGTTGCGCCGGCTCGGTGCGCCCATCGGCCCGATGGTGGTGGTGTTGGCTGAACTGCTCATGGCTGGCCCCCTACGGCTGCGTGCTGTCGCACTGCTTGGCCAGCCGTTGCTCTTCCTCCGAAAGGCTGGGGCCCGGCGACGGAGTGGCGGCCCTGCTGGCGTCGTTGTCCTGGTCCTCGGTGCCGGTCCGGTCGCCCGGGGCGCCGGCCTCCTTCTGCCGTTCCTCGGCTTCCTTCTCCTTGGCGGCCTGTTCCTCGGCGGCGGCCTGCTGTTCGGCCTTCTTGCGGCAGGCGGTGGCCTGCTTGCCGAGGTCGCCGACCTTGTCGCGGGCCTGCGAGAGGCTCGCGACCGCGATGGTCTCCTTGACCTGGTTGCGCTGGTAGACCGGAAGGTACTTGAGTTCGATCTCGGGGTGGTCCTCGTGGACCTTGTTGAGGCTGATCCAGGCGAGGTCCTGGCTGATCCCCTGGTAGAGCGCGACGTGCTCGCCCTCGGTGCCCACGTAGTACTGGGTCTGGGTCCAGCGGTATCCGGCGTAGAGGCCGCCGCCGAGGACGCCCAGCACGAGGACGAGCCCCAGGGATCTCTTGAGCCACTTGCCGCGCCGCGGCTTGCTCAGATCACCACCGGCGTAGTCGCCGTAGACGCCGTCACCGGGCGGGTCGCCGATCGGGTCGCCGCTGCCGGGCGGGCCGAAACCGCCCGCCGGGGCGCCGGGGTTCTGGCCCTGCTGGGGCACACCCCGGCCGAGGCCGGCCGCGCGCCCCGCCGGGGTCTGCATCGCGCCGTTGTCGCCGAGCTGCGCCTGGTTCTCGGCGACGGCGCCGACCACCACGGGGGTGTCGTTGAGCCGGCCGGAGAGGGTGTCGGTGCCGTCCACGTCGAGGACGTCGGCCACGATGCAGGTGATGTTGTCGGGGCCGCCGCCGCGCAGCGCGAGCTGGATGAGCTCCTGCACGGTCTCGTGCGGGCCCTGGTAGCCGGCGAGGGTGTCCTCCAGCGTCTGGTGGCTGACGACGCCGGAGAGCCCGTCGGAGCAGATGAGGTAGCGGTCGCCGGCCCGGACCTCGCGGATGGAGAGATCGGGCTCGACGTGGTCGCCGCTGCCCAGCGCGCGCATCAGCAGGGAGCGCTGCGGGTGGGTGGTGGCCTCCTCCTCGGTGATCCGGCCCTCGTCCACCAGCCGCTGGACCCAGGTGTGGTCCTGGGTGATCTGGGAGAGGACGCCGTCGCGGAGGAGGTAGGCGCGGGAGTCGCCGACGTGGACCAGGCCGAGGCGGCGGCCCGTCCACAGCAGCGCGGTGAGGGTGGTGCCCATGCCCTCCAGCTGCGGGTCCTCCTCCACCATCACGCGCAGCTGGTCGTTGGCGCGCTGCACGGCCGTGCCGAGGGAGGTGAGGACGTCCGAGCCGGGGACGTCGTCGTCGAGCTGGACGAGGGTGGAGATCACCTCGGAGCTGGCGACCTCGCCCGCCGCCTGGCCGCCCATGCCGTCGGCGATGGCGAGGAGGCGGGGGCCGGCGTAACCGGAGTCCTCGTTGCCCTCGCGGATCATGCCTTTGTGCGATCCGGCGGCGAAGCGCAGTGACAGACTCATGCGCACCTCGCCTGTCGGCTCCGGGTACATCCGCACGGTGCCCACCCTCCGGTCGGGAGCGCGCGGGAGTCCCCTGCCGGGACGGTCCCGGCGGCTGTGTCCGCCGGGGCGCGCTCGCTCCGCTCGCTCATTGTCTTACTACTTCCGCAGCTCGATGACGGTCTTGCCGATGCGGATCGGCGCACCCGGCGGAATCGGCGTCGGCGCGGTGAGTCGGTTCCGGTCGAGATAGGTGCCGTTGGTGGAGCCGAGGTCCTCGACGATCCACTGGCCGTCCCGGTCCGGGTAGATCCTGGCGTGCCGGCTGGAGGCGTAGTCGTCGTCGAGCACGATGGTCGAGTCGTGCGCCCGGCCGAGGCTGATGGTCTGCCCCTGCAGCGCGACGGTGGTGCCCGTCAACGTGCCCTCGGTGACGACGAGTTTGGTCGGGGCGCCACGCCGCTGCCGGCCCCCGCCGCGGCCGCCCGTCTGCTGGCGCGGGGGCTGCGGCGGACGTGCCGCCGGGGCCGCGCGGCCGGACTCGGCGCCGCGGCGTGCCGCGCGCTGCGTCACGCGGGTGCCGAACAGATCGCTGCGGATGACCTGTACGGCCACGATGACGAACAGCCACAGTACGGCGAGAAAACCCAGCCGCATGACCGTCAGGGTCAGCTCTGACATTGCCCCCGCTTCACCCTTCGGCTTGCCGGTAAACGATGGTGGTACTGCCCACGACGATTCGCGAGCCGTCGCGGAGCGTAGCGCGGGTGGTGTGCTGTCCGTCCACCACGATGCCGTTGGTCGACCCGAGATCCTGGATCACCGTGGGCGTCCCCGTCCGGATTTCGCAGTGCCGGCGGGAGACTCCGGGGTCGTCGATGCGGACGTCGGTCTCGGTGCTGCGGCCGAGGACCAGCGTCGGACGGGAGATCTGGTGGCGGGTGCCGTTGATCTCGATCCAGCGGCGGGTCTGCGCGCCGGGCAGCGGTGACGCGCCGGGCAGCCGCGACACCGGCGCCGGTCCGGGTGGAGGCCCGGGCGGGGGGCCGGGCGGCGGCGAGGACGGCATCGGCGGCGGACCGCCGGGCTGCGCCGGGTAGCCGCCGGGGTGCGGCGCCGCGGCGGGGCGGCGGCCGGCCGGGGCCTGGGACTCGCTGGAGGCGAGGGTGCGGCTGCGGACCCGGTACAGGCCGGTGTCGAGGTCCTCGGCCTTCTCCAGATGGACCTGGACCGAGCCCATGAAGGTGTAGCGCTGCTGCTTGGCGTAGTCGCGGACCATGCCGGACAGTTCGTCGCCCAGCTGGCCGGAGTACGGGCTGAGGCGCTCGAAGTCCGGTGCGCTCAGCTCGACGATGAAGTCATTGGGCACGACCGTCCGCTCGCGGTTCCAGATGGTCGCGTTGTTGTCGCACTCGCGCTGGAGCGCGCCGGCGATCTCGACCGGCTGCACCTCGGACTTGAACACCTTGGCGAAGGTGCCGTTCACGAGACCCTCGAGACGCTGCTCGAAGCGCTTCAGTACTCCCACTGGGCACCTCCTTCCCTGACCCGTGCCGCAACCCGCCGCTGGTACTGCCTACTGATCGTATCCACGAGCCGCAAACACGACTGGTTCCACATCCCGCCCCTGCCTGTCAGTGTCGCCGCTCACAGGATCGTAGAGGCGGCTGCCAACAGTGTCCCGCAACCTGCGGGGTGCTCGGGCGGTCGGGGGCGGGAAAGCGGAGCTCCGGGAGAAGATCGCCGGGACGGATGGGGAGAGAGCGGACGCACGGGGCGGGGAACGCGGCACCGGCGCGGGCCCTGCGCCGGGTCGCGCGGGGGCGCCGGAACGCATGTGAAGTCACCCTGGCCGGCGTGCTAATCTTCTGGATGTCGGAAGGCGCTCACACACCACCGGCCCGAGAGGGTCCGGGAGATGTGAGAGAATCGTTCGGCAGCACCCATGCGCGGGTGGCGGAATAGGCAGACGCGCTGGATTCAGGTTCCAGTGCCCGAAAGGGCGTGGGGGTTCAACTCCCCCCTCGCGCACGCATGAGGTAACGGGAACGGGCCTCTTCGAGTGACACATGTCGCTCGGGGAGGCCCGTTTCGTGTTGCCGGGCCGGGCCGGGGCCGGGCCGCTACGGACGCTGAACCGCGGCGCAGGGCGGGAGACCGGTCCGCGCACCCGCCTCACCTGCCCGGTCTCGGCGGGGATCTTCGCCGCGCACTGAGCACGATCCTCTTCCGGACGGGGGTGACCGGCCCGCGGTGGGCCGCCCGCCGGACCGTGCGGTCCGCCGCGGTCAGCCGGCCGCGCGGCTCACCACCGCGGGCTCGCGGGCGAGGAGCGCGGTGAGCGCCGCGGCGGCGGGGATGACGGTGAGCACGACGAGCGCGGTGCCGTATCCGCCCGTCAGATCGTGGCCCAGGGAGATGGCGAGCGGTCCGAAGGCGCTCGCGGCGATGGTGAGGGTGTGGGCGCTGCCGCGGATGGCACCGAGATGGGCGGTGCCGAAGTAGCGCGGGTAGGCGGCGGATTCGATCACCCGCAGGAGGCCGCCCGACGCCCCCAGGAGCAGCCCGTAGCCGATCGCCGTCCACCCGGGCTCCACGTACCGCGCGGAGAGCACGGCGCCGGCGAGGACCGCCATGGCGCCGGCGAGGACGGCTCTGGGCGGCAGGCGGTCCACGAGGGCCCCGGCGGCGAGCGTGGCCAGCAGGGCCGCGGCCGTCTGCGGCAGGAAGTTGGCGGCGGCTTCGACGGGGGTGAGCCCGCGTTCGCCGAGCAGGGCGATCTGGTGGAAGTTCAGGCCGGTGGTGAGCATGCTGCTGGCGGACAGACCGGCCGCCACGGCCCAGAACATCCCGGTGCGCAGGGCCCGGCGCAGGGGCACACCGGCGGGCGGGCCCCCGGTGTCCGCTCCGGGGGCCGGGGGGATGCCGTCGACGTGCTGGCCGAGGTCGGCGGGCCGGTTGCGGATGCCGAACAGGGCGAGGGGAAGGACGATGAGCCAGACGGCGATGCCCTCGATCGCCCACGCCTGGCGCCAGCCGTACCCGTGGATCAGCCGCTCCACCAGGACCGGGGCGAGGGAGATGCCCGCCGCGCCGACGGCGCTGGTGATGCCGAGGGCCATGCCGCGGCGCTTGTCGAACCAGTAGGCGACGGTCGTCGTGGCCACGAGGGAGAGAGCGCCCTGGCCGGTCATGCGGACGCCGACGAACCCGGCGGTCAGCCCGGTGAGGCCGGTGACGAAGGACAGGCCGAGGAGCACCGCACCGAAGACGGCGCCGACGGCGGCGATCACCCGCCGGGGGCCGTACCGGTCGATCGCGCGGCCCACCAGTGGCATCGCGCAGGCGCCGATGAGCGTGCCGGTGAGGTAGGCCGTGGACACCTCGGTGCGGCTGATGCCGAGACCGGTGATGAGCGGGTCGATGAAGACGGAGATGCCGGCGGTCTGGCCGGGGGCCGTCATCGCCATGGCGAGCGCCGAGTAGGCGACGATCCGCCAGCCGTGGAACGGCTTGCCGGTCGTGGCGGGGGCGTGCGCCGGGGCGTCCGGACGGGCTTGTTCCGCGGGCCGGTTCAGGGGTCCTCCTCACGAGAGCCGTGCCTCCCGGCGGCCGGGGGCGCCGGGAGGATGTCCGCACCCCATCAGACCTTATTCCGAGGGACCACGGGCCCGGCCGGGACCGTCGTCGGCGGCCTGTCCCGGCCCGCCGGGAGGCGGCGGGCCGGGACTGCGGGGTCAGTGCCCGGCGGTGAGCTGGCCGGCGAGCTTGGTGTGCATCTCGGCGCTGGGCTTGTTCAGGCCGACGATGGTGACCTTCTTGCCGCGCTGGGCGTACTTGGTCTCGATGGCGTCCAGGGCGGCGACGGAGGAGGCGTCCCAGATGTGGGCGTCGGTGAGGTCGATGACGACGTCGTCCGGGTCGTCCTTGTAGTCGAACTGGTAGACGAGGTCGTTGGAGGAGGCGAAGAACAGCTCGCCGGTGACCGCGTAGACCACCTGGTTGCCGTCGGGGTCGACCACGCCGGAGACCTCGGCGAGGTGGGCGACGCGCTTGGCGAAGATCACCAACGCGGTGACGCAGCCGACGATCACGCCGATGGCGAGGTTGTGGGTGATGACGACCACGGCGACGGTCGCGGCCATGACGACGGTCTCGCCCAGCGGCATCCGCTTCAGCGTCCCGGGCTGGACGGAGTGCCAGTCGAAGGTGGCGGCCGAGACGAGGATCATCACGGCGACCAGGGCGGCCATCGGGATGTCGGAGACGACGGGCCCGAAGACCACGACCAGGACCAGCAGGAACATGCCGGCCAGGAAGGTGGACAGCCGGGTGCGGGCCCCGGAGGTCTTCACGTTGATCATCGTCTGGCCGATCATGGCGCAGCCGCCCATGCCGCCGAAGAAGCCGGTGACGACGTTGGCGACGCCCTGGCCGATGGACTCCCGGGTCTTGTTGGAGTGGGTGTCGGTGATGTCGTCGACCAGCTTGGCGGTCATCAGTGACTCCATCAGGCCGACCAGCGCGAAGGCGAGGGAGTACGGGGCGATGACGGTGAGCGTCTCCAGCGTCAGCGGCACCTCGGGCAGGCCGGGGACCGGCAGCGAGGACGGCAGCTCGCCCTTGTCGCCGACCGTCGGGACGGCCAGGCCGGCGCCGATGGTGATCAGCGTCAGGATGACGATGGAGACGAGCGGGGCCGGGACCGCCTTCGTCAGCCGCGGGAAGAGCACCATCAGCGCAAGGCCCCCGGTGACCAGCGGGTAGACGGCCCAGGGCACGTTCCGCAGCTCGGGGACCTGGGCCAGGAAGATCAGGATCGCGAGGGCGTTGACGAAGCCGACCATCACCGAGCGCGGAACGAAGCGCATCAGCTTGGCCACGCCCACCGCGCCCAGGGCGATCTGCATGAGGCCGCCGAGGATCACCGCGGCGATCAGGTGCCCCAGGCCGTACTCGTGGTTGAGCGGTGCGATGACCAGCGCGATCGCACCGGTCGCCGCCGAGATCATGGCCTTCCGGCCGCCCACGACGGAGATCACCACGGCCATGGTGAAGGAGGCGAACAGGCCGATGGCGGGGTCGACTCCGGCGATGATCGAGAAGGAGATGGCCTCCGGGATCAGGGCCAGGGCGACCACGAGGCCGGCCAGCACCTCGGTGCGGAACACCTTCGGGGAGGCGAGCCAGTCGGGCCGGGACAAGCGGAACTTGGGCACTGCGGACAGCGAGAAGGACATGCAACCGTTTCTGTTCGGGCGCAGACGTCCAACCGCTGGATGCCCACGCGTGCTCTGCTCCGCACCCGGTGCGGAATCCCGGCGGCCCGGCCTCGACGGGGGCCCTGCCGGTAGGGGGTGGCGGCCGTGGTGGCCGCCGGTCGGGCATCATTGCCCGGAAGTCTGCGGATGCCGGCGGGGCCCGGTCGGGGCCGCAGTCCGGCGGTGGGGCCCGGGCCGCAGCTGTACAGCGCGGGCGTCCACGTCGAAACCCTACCCTGACGTGAGGGCAGGGTGCGCATCGGAACTGTGAAATGCAGGCAAACAAGCGCTCGGATCATGTGATTCCAGACACGTGGGCTGGATCGATGCGAACGTTCGAAGCGGTGGAACGGCAGAGGGAGCAGGCGCGGCGATGACGGAGCGGCAGATGCAGATCGGCGAGGTGGCCGAGCGGACCGGCTTGTCACTCCGCACGATCCGCCACTACGAGGACGTCGGTCTGGTCAGCCCCTCCGCCCGCAGCAAGGGCGGCTTCCGCCTCTACACCGACGCCGACGTCGAACGCCTCATGGTCGTCCGCCGGATGAAGCCGCTGGACTTCTCCCTGGAGGAGATGCGGGACCTGCTGGAGATCACCGACCGCCTCTCGGGCGACGGAGATCCGCCGGCGGGCGGGGAGCGGGAACGGCTGCGCGAGCGGCTGGACGCGTACCGCAAGGTCGCCGACGCCCGCTGCGAGACCCTGCGCGCCCAGCTGATGGCCGCCGAGGACTTCGCCGCCACGCTGCGCCGGCGGCTGGACGCGGACGGCTGAACGGCACGGCGCGCAGGCGCCCACGGGCCCTCAAAGGGTGTGCCCGACGGTCCCGCACGGCCGGCGTCGCCGCGCCTCAGCGGCGCCCGTTCCGCCGCTGCCGGCGGGGGTCTACTGGTGGGCGGCCAGCAGGGGTTCCAGCCGGGCGTCGGGGAAGGCGCGACGGAAGGAGTTGGCCTGCCAGCGGTCCTGGAAGAGGGCCAGGTGCGCGTGGTCGCGGATCCTGGTCAGGGCCTCGCCGCGGGCCAGCCGGGAACCGTTGAGCGCTTCGGCCCCTTCGGCGTCGGTGGCCCTGGCCACGTGGTACGGGAGCGGCTCCAGCCGTACGGGGGCGGAGAACTCCCCGGCCATGCGGGCGGAGACCACGTCGAACTGCATGGGTCCCACGGCCGCCAGGACGGGTGCCTGGTCGCCGCGGAGCTCGGACACCAGGACCTGCACCACGCCCTCCTCGTCCAGCTGTGCGATACCGCGCCGGAACTGCTTGGAGCGGCTGATGTCGGCCGGACGGGCGACCGCGAAGTGCTCGGGCGCGAAGGTGGGCATGGCCGGGAACACCGCGGGCGGGCCGGCGTAGAGGGTGTCGCCGACGCGCAGCGCCGCGGCGTTGACCAGGCCGACGACGTCGCCCGGGTAGGCGGTGTCGACCATGGAACGGTCCTGGCCGAAGACGCTGTGCGCGTACTTGGTCGCGAACGGCTTGCCGGAGGCGGCGCGGGTGACGGTCGCCCCCCGTTCGAACACCCCGGAGCAGACCCGCAGGAACGCGATCCGGTCCCGGTGCGCGGGGTCCATGTTGGCCTGCACCTTGAAGACCAGGCCGGAGAACGGGGCGTCGACCGGGCGGGTGCCGCCGCCCTCCAGCTCGCGGGGTCCGGGCGGCGGCGCGTAGTCGACGAGGGCGTCGAGCAGCAGCCGTACCCCGATGTTGGAGATCGCGGCGCCGAAGAAGACCGGGGTGGACTTCCCCGCCAGGAAGGACTCGCGGTCGAACCCGGCCCCGTCCGCCTGCAGCAACTCCAGCTCCTCGACCGCCTGTTCCCAGTCCGGACCTTCCGCGGAGGCGGCCTCGGCGGCGGAGACCGGCTCCTCCAGCGCCTCCTTGGACCCGCCCGGGGTGCGGGTGTAGCGCAGCATGCGCTCGGGTTCACGGACGTCCACGAGCCCGCGCAGATGGCCGGCGATGCCCACCGGCCAGGTCACCGGAGTGGGACGGAGCCCGAACTCCCGCTCGATCTCGTCCAGCAGCTCCAGGGCCTCCCGGCCGGGCCGGTCCCACTTGTTGACGAAGGTGATGACCGGGATGCGGCGGTGCCGGCAGACGTCGAACAGCTTGCGGGTCTGCTCCTCCAGGCCCTTGGCCGCGTCGATGAGCATCACCGCACAGTCCACCGCGGCCAGCACCCGGTAGGTGTCCTCGGAGAAGTCCGCGTGCCCGGGGGTGTCCAGCAGGTTCAGCACACACCCGCGGTGGGCGAACTGCAGCACCGCGGAGGTCACGGAGATCCCGCGGGCCTTCTCCATCTCCATCCAGTCCGAGGCCACCCCGCGCCGCCCCGCCTTGCCGTGCACCGCGCCCGCCTCGGTGATCGCGTGCGCGTGCAGGGCCAGCGCCTCGGTCAGCGTCGACTTGCCCGCGTCCGGATGGCTGATCACGGCGAAGGTCCGCCGCCGGGCCGCCTCACCCGCCGCCCACTGCGCGGCCGCGTTCACCGGACCGCCTTCCGGGACGCCGCCGAGGCGGCCGGCGGCCGCGAGAGATGCCCGTGCAGGGAACCGGCGAAGTCCTCCGCCGCCCTCAGCTCACCGCGCAGGTCCTCGCACCGCGCATCGGCCCTCTCCCAGTACTTCCGCAAGATCGTCACCAGTTCCTCGTGTGCCTGTTCCCCGGTCGTCCGCAGCGGTCCGCCGGTGTCCGGCAACCGCTCCAGCGCGTTTAGCAGCGTCCGCACATCCTCCAGGCAGAAGCCGAGCGGACGCATCCGCCGCACCAGCGCCGGCCGCCGCACCTCCGCCTCGGTGTAGAGACGGACCCCCCCAGGCTGCGCTCGCCGGGGGCCACCACCCCGGCCTCGCATCGCCCGCCCGGCACGCTTGCCGACCGCGAATCTACCCTGACGTTAGGGTAGGTTGGCAATCGCTGAAACGAGGGTGGCCCCACAGGCCGCCGTCGTCGTCGGGCGGCGCCGCCCCTCCCTCCGTGGGAGCGGCGCCGCTCATGCCGCGTCCCTCCGGCCGTCCGGCCGAACGCCCCACGCCGGCAGGGGAGTTGCCGTCCTCGTCGGCGTGGCGGCCGCGCTTGCGCGGAGGGCCGGGACGGAGACCGCACGGGCCCGCCCGGCATGCCGCGGTGCCCGCCTCCCCGTCCGCCGCGGCGGCCGCGCACCCCGGCCTTACCCGATCGGGCGGTGCCCGGTCGCCCGAGCGGTGGGGGCGGGGAGCCGCCTGCCGGACTCTCCGGTAGCGTCAGGATAATGAGTCATCCCCATCCCGAATTGAAAGCCGCTCCTCCGCTGCCCGACGGCGGGCTGAGGGTGGTCGCTCTGGGCGGCCTGGGCGAGATCGGCCGCAACATGACGGTCTTCGAGCACGCCGGCAAGCTGCTCGTCGTCGACTGCGGTGTGCTCTTCCCCGAGGAGCACCAGCCCGGGGTGGACGTGATCCTCCCCGACTTCACCTCGATCCGGGACCGGCTGGACGACATCGTGGCGATCGTGCTGACCCACGGGCACGAGGACCACATCGGCGGTGTGCCGTATCTGCTCCGCGAGCGGGCGGACATCCCCGTCGTGGGCTCCAAGCTGACGCTGGCGTTCCTGGAGGCCAAGCTCAAGGAGCACGGCATCAGGCCCCGCACGGTGCGGGTCCGCGAGGGCGACCGCCGGGGCTTCGGCCCGTTCGACTGCGAGTTCGTCGCGGTCAACCACTCCATCCCCGACGGCCTGGCCGTGGCGATCCGCACCGGCGCGGGACTGGTGCTGCACACCGGCGACTTCAAGATGGACCAGTTCCCGCTGGACGAGCGCATCACCGACCTGCGGGCCTTCGCGCGGCTGGGTGAGGAGGGCGTCGACCTCTTCCTCACCGACTCCACCAACGCCGAGGTGCCCGGCTTCACCACCTCCGAGCAGGAGCTGAACCCCGCGATCGAGCAGGTGCTGCGCACCGCGCCGCGGCGGGTCATCGTCTCCAGCTTCGCCAGCCATGTGCACCGCATCCAGCAGGTGCTGGACGCGGCGCACCAGCACGGCCGGAAGGTCGCCTTCGTGGGCCGGTCGATGGTCCGCAACATGGGCATCGCCCGGGACCTGGGCTATCTGAAGGTCCCGCAGGGGCTGGTGGTGCCGGTGAAGGAGCTGGAGAAGCTGCCACCCAGCAAGATCGCGCTGGTGTGCACCGGTTCGCAGGGCGAGCCGATGGCCGCGCTGTCGCGGATGGCCAACCGCGACCACATGATCCGGATCGGCGAGGGCGACACCGTGCTGCTGGCCAGCTCCCTCATCCCGGGCAACGAGAACGCCATCTACCGGGTGATCAACGGGCTGACCCGGTGGGGCGCCAACGTCGTCCACAAGGGCAACGCGAAGGTGCACGTCTCGGGGCACGCCAGCGCCGGTGAGCTCGTGTACTGCTACAACATCGTCAAGCCCCGGAACGTCATGCCCGTGCACGGGGAGTGGCGCCATCTGCGGGCCAACGCCGAGCTGGCCGTCCGCACCGGGGTCGACCCCGACCGTGTGGTCATCGCCGAGGACGGCGTGGTCGTCGACCTGGTGGACGGGCGGGCCGCCATCACCGGCAAGGTGCCGGCCGGGAACATCTACGTGGACGGCATGGAGGTCGGCGGAGCCACCGAGGCCTCCCTCAAGGACCGGGTCACGCTGGCCGAGGAGGGCGTCGTGACCGTGGTGGCCATCGTCGACGCCGACACCGGAGCCCTGGCGGAGACCCCCGATTTCCTCGCCCGCGGTTTCGTCCACGACGACACCACGTTCGAGCCGGTCGTCCCCGTCATCGAGAAGACGCTGGCGAAGGCGGCGGAGGAAGGGGTCGGAGAGGCCCACCAGCTCGAACAGCTCATCGCCCGCGCCGTGGCCTCCTGGGCGTTCCGCACCTACCGCCGCAAGCCCCTCATCATTCCCGTCGTCATCGACGCCTGACGCCTGACGCCCGGCTGCCGGCCGGCCGGGCGGGCCCGTCCGGTCCCGCGGCCGGCCGGGTGTGGGGCGGGCTTGCGGCCTCGGTCCGGCCTCCCGTGTGCCCTATGGGGGGAATTACCCCTACAGGGTGGGGGTAATTGGTCCCGGGTCACGGCCCCCACCGGCTCATGCGGGTGGCCGGGAGAAGAGGCAGTCTGGAGGGTGAGGGCGGTGGACGGCCCGGGCGGCCGGCCCGTGTTCGCGGCCCGGGATCCGAAGGGCGTGAGAGATCATGATGTTCTGGTACGACCACGATGTCAGCGGCTGGGGCTGGTTCGCGATGTCCGCCGGGATGATCCTCTTCTGGGTGCTGATCATCACCGGTGCGGTGATGCTCTTCCGTGCGCTGGGCAGCCGGTCGGAGCAGCCGCAGCGGTCCGTTCCCCCGTCGCCGGAGCAGGTCCTCGCCGATCGGTTCGCACGGGGCGAGATCGACGACGAGGAGTACCGGCGGCGTCTGGACACGCTCCACTCCGCCGGGCCGCCCCGGAGCTGAACGGCCGGCGGCCCGCGGCGGGCCTGTGCGCCCGCCGCGGGCCGCCGTGATGCCGACGCTCCGGGTTACGCGGCCGTGGTGACCGCCACCGGGGCCTCGGCTCCGGCCGTCGCGCAGTCCGGGCAGAGGACCCGGCGCTCGGTGCCGTACAGCGCCGGGCCGGTGATCGGGCCGCGGCGGACGCGCTGGAGTCCGATCCGGGTGTGCTCCCGGCAGACTCCGGTGCCGCAGGTGTGGCAGAGGCCGGTGGCCGGGGCGGTGTCCCCGTGCAGGGTGCAGGTGAGGCAGTTCATGACAGCTTTCCTTCCGGGCCGGCGGCCGGTACGGGGGAAGCGAACCGGTTGCGCCAGGCCAGTGACACGTAGACGAGGCCGATGAGGACGGGGACCTCGATCAGGGGGCCGACGACGCCGGAGAGCGCCTGGCCGGAGGTGACGCCGAAGGTCGCGATGGCGACAGCGATGGCGAGCTCGAAGTTGTTCCCGGCGGCCGTGAACGCCAGGGTCGCGGAGCGGGCGTAGGGCAGGCCGATGGCCTTCCCGAGGGCGAAGCTGCCGAACCACATCACCGCGAAGTAGACGAGCAGGGGGAGGGCGATGCGGGCGACGTCCAGCGGCTGGGAGGTGATCGTCTTCCCCTGCAGGGCGAAGAGGACCACGATGGTGAAGAGCAGGCCGTAGAGGGCCCAGGGGCCGATCTTCGGGAGCACCTTCGCCTCGTAGGACTCGCGGCCCATCCGCTGTTCGCCGATGCGGCGGGTGAGGAAGCCGGCGATGAGCGGGATGCCCAGGAAGATGACGACGTTGAGGGCGATCTCCCACATGGAGATGTCGAGGCGGCTGCCGTCGCCGAGGCCGAGCCAGCCGGGGAGCAGGTCGAGGTAGAACCAGCCGAGCAGGCCGAAGGCCAGGACCTGGAAGACGGAGTTGAGGGCGACGAGGACGGCGCCGGCCTCGCGGTCGCCGCAGGCCAGGTCGTTCCAGATGATGACCATGGCGATACAGCGGGCCAGGCCGACGATGATCAGCCCGGTGCGGTACTCGGGCAGGTCGGGCAGGAAGATCCAGGCGAGGGCGAACATCACGGCCGGGCCGACGACCCAGTTGATCACCAGCGAGGAGATCATCAGCCGCTTGTCGCCGGTGACGGCGTCCAGCTTGTCGTAGCGGACC from the Streptomyces xinghaiensis S187 genome contains:
- a CDS encoding PP2C family serine/threonine-protein phosphatase, translating into MSLSLRFAAGSHKGMIREGNEDSGYAGPRLLAIADGMGGQAAGEVASSEVISTLVQLDDDVPGSDVLTSLGTAVQRANDQLRVMVEEDPQLEGMGTTLTALLWTGRRLGLVHVGDSRAYLLRDGVLSQITQDHTWVQRLVDEGRITEEEATTHPQRSLLMRALGSGDHVEPDLSIREVRAGDRYLICSDGLSGVVSHQTLEDTLAGYQGPHETVQELIQLALRGGGPDNITCIVADVLDVDGTDTLSGRLNDTPVVVGAVAENQAQLGDNGAMQTPAGRAAGLGRGVPQQGQNPGAPAGGFGPPGSGDPIGDPPGDGVYGDYAGGDLSKPRRGKWLKRSLGLVLVLGVLGGGLYAGYRWTQTQYYVGTEGEHVALYQGISQDLAWISLNKVHEDHPEIELKYLPVYQRNQVKETIAVASLSQARDKVGDLGKQATACRKKAEQQAAAEEQAAKEKEAEERQKEAGAPGDRTGTEDQDNDASRAATPSPGPSLSEEEQRLAKQCDSTQP
- a CDS encoding FHA domain-containing protein FhaB/FipA, which produces MSELTLTVMRLGFLAVLWLFVIVAVQVIRSDLFGTRVTQRAARRGAESGRAAPAARPPQPPRQQTGGRGGGRQRRGAPTKLVVTEGTLTGTTVALQGQTISLGRAHDSTIVLDDDYASSRHARIYPDRDGQWIVEDLGSTNGTYLDRNRLTAPTPIPPGAPIRIGKTVIELRK
- a CDS encoding FhaA domain-containing protein, which codes for MGVLKRFEQRLEGLVNGTFAKVFKSEVQPVEIAGALQRECDNNATIWNRERTVVPNDFIVELSAPDFERLSPYSGQLGDELSGMVRDYAKQQRYTFMGSVQVHLEKAEDLDTGLYRVRSRTLASSESQAPAGRRPAAAPHPGGYPAQPGGPPPMPSSPPPGPPPGPPPGPAPVSRLPGASPLPGAQTRRWIEINGTRHQISRPTLVLGRSTETDVRIDDPGVSRRHCEIRTGTPTVIQDLGSTNGIVVDGQHTTRATLRDGSRIVVGSTTIVYRQAEG
- a CDS encoding MFS transporter encodes the protein MAMTAPGQTAGISVFIDPLITGLGISRTEVSTAYLTGTLIGACAMPLVGRAIDRYGPRRVIAAVGAVFGAVLLGLSFVTGLTGLTAGFVGVRMTGQGALSLVATTTVAYWFDKRRGMALGITSAVGAAGISLAPVLVERLIHGYGWRQAWAIEGIAVWLIVLPLALFGIRNRPADLGQHVDGIPPAPGADTGGPPAGVPLRRALRTGMFWAVAAGLSASSMLTTGLNFHQIALLGERGLTPVEAAANFLPQTAAALLATLAAGALVDRLPPRAVLAGAMAVLAGAVLSARYVEPGWTAIGYGLLLGASGGLLRVIESAAYPRYFGTAHLGAIRGSAHTLTIAASAFGPLAISLGHDLTGGYGTALVVLTVIPAAAALTALLAREPAVVSRAAG
- a CDS encoding SulP family inorganic anion transporter, with protein sequence MSFSLSAVPKFRLSRPDWLASPKVFRTEVLAGLVVALALIPEAISFSIIAGVDPAIGLFASFTMAVVISVVGGRKAMISAATGAIALVIAPLNHEYGLGHLIAAVILGGLMQIALGAVGVAKLMRFVPRSVMVGFVNALAILIFLAQVPELRNVPWAVYPLVTGGLALMVLFPRLTKAVPAPLVSIVILTLITIGAGLAVPTVGDKGELPSSLPVPGLPEVPLTLETLTVIAPYSLAFALVGLMESLMTAKLVDDITDTHSNKTRESIGQGVANVVTGFFGGMGGCAMIGQTMINVKTSGARTRLSTFLAGMFLLVLVVVFGPVVSDIPMAALVAVMILVSAATFDWHSVQPGTLKRMPLGETVVMAATVAVVVITHNLAIGVIVGCVTALVIFAKRVAHLAEVSGVVDPDGNQVVYAVTGELFFASSNDLVYQFDYKDDPDDVVIDLTDAHIWDASSVAALDAIETKYAQRGKKVTIVGLNKPSAEMHTKLAGQLTAGH